A region from the Triticum urartu cultivar G1812 chromosome 1, Tu2.1, whole genome shotgun sequence genome encodes:
- the LOC125522072 gene encoding myb-related protein 1-like isoform X1 codes for MYHQHQGPSELFTTRTTFPMERHLFLHGGSTQGDSGLVLSTDAKPRLKWTPELHQRFVDAVNQLGGAEKATPKTVMRLMGIPGLTLYHLKSHLQKYRLSKNLQAQVNVGTNKNTIGCAIAADGMPGTSVPAMINTNAIPQPEKTMQIGEALQMQIEVQRQLNEQLEVQRHLQLRIEAQGKYLQAVLEQAQESLGKQNSGPANLEDAKMKISELVSQVSNECFGSGVTEIKESSSMHRLEPRQIQFMESSTNNCLTAAGGFINEHRLHSQGMLKAYDDSSIFCRKHSPDHEYQFSLNRSLSERKMGHLQNVNEYHKAEFGSESDMEIQQEYTTPQKNGRGSTASSASGSKERDADRLYLEEANCKRQAVEHSGFEHPSSGKKLDLNTQNTDDGDQGYRHFDLNGFSWS; via the exons ATGTATCACCAACATCAGGGCCCTAGTGAGCTCTTCACTACTAGGACGACCTTTCCCATGGAGAGGCATCTGTTTCTGCACGGAGGAAGTACACAAGGAGATTCTGGGCTAGTTCTCTCAACCGATGCAAAACCAAGGCTCAAATGGACACCCGAGTTACATCAGCGATTTGTAGACGCGGTCAATCAATTGGGTGGAGCAGAGA AAGCTACTCCAAAAACAGTCATGAGGCTTATGGGCATTCCAGGACTCACCTTGTATCATCTGAAAAGCCACCTCCAG AAATACAGGCTCAGTAAGAACCTCCAAGCTCAAGTTAACGTCGGGACAAACAAGAACA CCATAGGATGTGCAATTGCAGCTGATGGCATGCCCGGAACAAGTGTGCCAGCGATGATTAATACAAATGCCATTCCACAGCCAGAGAA AACTATGCAAATTGGTGAAGCCCTACAGATGCAAATCGAGGTGCAGAGACAATTAAACGAACAACTTGAG GTACAACGGCATCTGCAACTACGGATAGAAGCCCAAGGGAAGTATCTGCAGGCAGTTCTAGAGCAGGCACAAGAGAGCCTTGGAAAACAGAATTCGGGTCCTGCAAACCTGGAAGATGCAAAGATGAAAATATCAGAACTAGTCTCACAAGTATCAAATGAATGTTTCGGCAGTGGAGTTACAGAGATAAAAGAAAGTTCAAGTATGCACAGACTAGAGCCGAGGCAAATCCAGTTCATGGAAAGTTCAACCAATAACTGTTTGACTGCAGCCGGAGGATTCATCAATGAGCATAGACTACACAGCCAAGGAATGCTCAAAGCATATGATGATAGTTCAATATTTTGCAGAAAGCACTCTCCTGACCATGAGTATCAGTTTTCCCTTAATAGAAGCCTAAGCGAGCGTAAGATGGGTCATTTGCAAAATGTGAATGAGTACCACAAAGCAGAGTTTGGAAGTGAAAGTGACATGGAGATTCAACAGGAATATACTACACCTCAAAAGAATGGCAGAGGCAGCACCGCCAGTTCGGCCTCAGGAAGCAAAGAAAGAGATGCAGACAGACTATATCTTGAAGAAGCAAACTGCAAGAGACAAGCGGTTGAACATTCCGGTTTTGAGCATCCAAGTTCTGGGAAGAAACTTGATCTGAACACTCAAAACACTGATGATGGTGATCAAGGGTATAGGCATTTTGATTTAAATGGCTTCAGCTGGAGCTGA
- the LOC125522072 gene encoding myb-related protein 2-like isoform X2 translates to MYHQHQGPSELFTTRTTFPMERHLFLHGGSTQGDSGLVLSTDAKPRLKWTPELHQRFVDAVNQLGGAEKATPKTVMRLMGIPGLTLYHLKSHLQKYRLSKNLQAQVNVGTNKNTIGCAIAADGMPGTSVPAMINTNAIPQPEKTMQIGEALQMQIEVQRQLNEQLEVRYNGICNYG, encoded by the exons ATGTATCACCAACATCAGGGCCCTAGTGAGCTCTTCACTACTAGGACGACCTTTCCCATGGAGAGGCATCTGTTTCTGCACGGAGGAAGTACACAAGGAGATTCTGGGCTAGTTCTCTCAACCGATGCAAAACCAAGGCTCAAATGGACACCCGAGTTACATCAGCGATTTGTAGACGCGGTCAATCAATTGGGTGGAGCAGAGA AAGCTACTCCAAAAACAGTCATGAGGCTTATGGGCATTCCAGGACTCACCTTGTATCATCTGAAAAGCCACCTCCAG AAATACAGGCTCAGTAAGAACCTCCAAGCTCAAGTTAACGTCGGGACAAACAAGAACA CCATAGGATGTGCAATTGCAGCTGATGGCATGCCCGGAACAAGTGTGCCAGCGATGATTAATACAAATGCCATTCCACAGCCAGAGAA AACTATGCAAATTGGTGAAGCCCTACAGATGCAAATCGAGGTGCAGAGACAATTAAACGAACAACTTGAGGTGAG GTACAACGGCATCTGCAACTACGGATAG
- the LOC125522094 gene encoding uncharacterized protein At5g19025-like — MADCRSLIEFLRAFEHRRRASPSPCARPRRAASSSSSPSSRGRLFTSLCDNPPPTAALDALALLAVLGALAFLAAPYARLLAREAADLVRQYPEEPYSYVAFAAGAGAAVAAVAGLLAWEAAGHHARKCGRPRCRGLRKAVEFDIQLETEECVRGSGRLLPPGGHAKTLLAAAGSAARLVELGEEHRELEAELRKMAPPNGRSVLIFRSPCGCAKGRMEVWGAKKVRRIKK; from the coding sequence ATGGCCGACTGCCGCAGCCTCATCGAGTTCCTCCGCGCCTtcgagcaccgccgccgcgcctcgcCCTCGCCGTGCGCCCGCCCCCGCCgcgcggcctcctcctcctcgtcgccgtcgtcgcGGGGAAGGCTCTTCACCTCGCTCTGCGACAACCCGCCCCCGACCGCCGCGCTCGACGCGCTCGCCCTGCTCGCCGTGCTCGGCGCGCTGGCCTTCCTGGCCGCGCCCTACGCCAGGCTGCTGGCGCGCGAGGCCGCCGACCTGGTGCGGCAGTACCCGGAGGAGCCCTACTCGTACGTCGCCTTCGCGGCGGGCGCCGGCGCGGCCGTGGCGGCCGTGGCGGGCCTGCTCGCGTGGGAGGCGGCCGGCCACCACGCGCGCAAGTGCGGCCGGCCCCGCTGCCGCGGCCTGCGCAAGGCCGTCGAGTTCGACATCCAGCTCGAGACGGAGGAGTGCGTGCGCGGGAGCGGCCGGCTGCTGCCGCCCGGCGGCCACGCCAAGACGCTCCTCGCGGCCGCCGGCTCCGCCGCGCGCCTCGTCGAGCTCGGCGAGGAGCACCGGGAGCTCGAGGCGGAGCTCCGGAAGATGGCGCCCCCCAACGGCCGCTCCGTGCTCATCTTCCGCTCCCCCTGCGGCTGCGCCAAGGGCAGGATGGAGGTCTGGGGCGCCAAGAAGGTGCGCCGGATCAagaagtag